GCATTTTTGGCTACCCATTGAGCAGTTTTATTGTCCTCGTAGAGGTACAAAATTTCTTCCGCACAGGTAAGGGCATGGGGGGTAAGTTTCGAATTTTTTTTGCCGATATTGCGCAACGCCCAATTAACGGCTTTGTAAACCATGGGGCGCGGGTCGGCGGCATGATTTTTGACGAGGGGTAGAAATTTGATTAAATCTTCGTCAGTAGTTTTAGCGCGGGGTGATGCTAAAAAACAGAGAACGGCAAACCCGGCGCGGCGGGTGTATTCGTCTTCCTTTTTAATCCAACGTTCAGCCAATTTGGCGGGATTTTTTACTTTGGAAAATAAATTTTGGCAACACAAATCGCAGATATCCCAAGAGTTTAATTCTTTTACCCAAGC
Above is a genomic segment from Elusimicrobium sp. containing:
- a CDS encoding DNA alkylation repair protein, translated to MDPVTRSRAAEILARIERNSSPSFKKQMKARFGINTQYAVGTPVTTLRLLLKAIPCPDQDLAEALWQTGVHEARILASMVADPKQMTREKLDAWVKELNSWDICDLCCQNLFSKVKNPAKLAERWIKKEDEYTRRAGFAVLCFLASPRAKTTDEDLIKFLPLVKNHAADPRPMVYKAVNWALRNIGKKNSKLTPHALTCAEEILYLYEDNKTAQWVAKNALWELNTPKIKALIAKR